The Quercus lobata isolate SW786 chromosome 9, ValleyOak3.0 Primary Assembly, whole genome shotgun sequence region CTCATGACGTTAGTCGTAaatagctctgataccataaaagAACAATGATAATATATGAGGTAAATCTTATGCTCCCACACACTCAACGTTGGGAGTggctttcatatatataatcagATTTGTTACATGGGATAAGATGTTTGAATACAAAGAGATAAATTTGAAATACAAATTGCAGATGAGATAGACATTTAGATGAGATATGAAACTGTTCTGGCTTATCTTGAACTGTTCTTATCTCttgcaatatttgaatttgaGTTAATCTGATCTGCTGTAGTGGTTGAGTCCTTATCAGATTGTTGTGCTTCAATAACTTGCATGTGGAATGCACTGGACAAGTTCCCaccataaaatatgaaaatcaTAGACACCTTCTCTTATTGGTGCCGAAGATGGGGGCTGAAGCTAAGTGCAATGTCTGTGAAAACACCTGTGATTCTTTAATACTCCGTTGTCCTCGGTGCGATTTCAATCTTCATGTTCAATGTGGTCCATTACCGAATACCATCAAACATAAATGTCATGTAGATTCTCTCACCCTTACAGATTCCCCTGTTGAAGACGATTCAGATGATGAATTCTACTGCGATGCTTGCGAGGAAAAAAGACGTCCACGATTTCCAATTTACTATTGTGCAGGTTGTCTATTTGTAGCTGAGGTCTCTTGTGTGATCTCTGAGGTATGCTCATCTTTTGCCCCTTTACTCAGATTTTCTTTTGGGTTACAATCAGGGGGGTTTGAAATGTAAgaaaacatacaaaaataaagcaaataacGGACAGCTACTTCGGAGGAATTATATAGtgaatttcattcttttatttatttattttacaagtaACAAAGTGAATTTCATGTAAGCCTTGGATACCAGTAGAGCAAAAGAAGCCGATTCTGCCATTATTCCTCTGTCCACACTTTCAAAGGAAAACTTTACTCTCCCATCTGTAGTACTTGGCATCTTCCAGAATGGTCTGCACCTGCCTTGGAGATGACTTTTGTCTCCTTCATAGTGCCACTACTTCTTTGCTGCAGATAAGGACTAATTTCCTACTAAACATTTTGCTGGCAGCTGCTAACGCAGCCTCCCTAATTGTTACACAGTTAgtaattaattgttgtaattgaAATTTAGAAATAGCAATAACAAAGAAGATACAGTTCGAAAATTTTGGAGTTGGTGTGGATCCTTAACAGACTAATCAAGATCAGCCAATTAAAACTTACACATActacaaaagtaaaaataaaaagctccTCTCGATTCTTATccctttttttccctcaaaagaAAGTTCTGCTACCTTTCCTTTCCCCAGCATGCCGTTCCTGATCAAACACCCAAGTAGCTGGCTAAGTTACTTAATGCAGGAGCACAAATTACTTTAGAgcttatattttcattttttttttatatttatctcaTTGGAGATTGGTTTATTGtagagttttatttttgaattcaaataggaATTAGATTTAAGTTTTTAGATTAGCTTCAATTTTAGATAGGATTTTCTGTTATTTCTTAAATCTCTATATAAGGATTCTAGATGGTTGTATTTTGGGAAGACAACTAGTTAATGAAATTTCAGATTGGAAATTTTCCAAATTGTTGGAAGTTGATTCCTACCACCTTACGTGTTGATGAATAAGATTAAGTTTTCTTGCTTGGTACTGATTCCAATTAACCCCTAGGTGCCAATTCTTAGGgttatcttttattattatttttttcctcttgatTGTCCTGCATCACTAAAGCTTTCTCTGAACAATTAATTTTCGCTTCAAAAGCTACATTGTACTGAACTTGTTTTTTTAGATTCATACTTAGATGCAAGACTGAGCATTATTCTTTATCCCCTTGATGCCAGTTTTATTTCTGCATAGCCAAATAGCCCCTTAGGACCTAAAGTCACAGAGAAATCTCTCAACTCTTGTTGCTCAAACTGATCATGAAGAAGCCATAAGGATTCCATCCTCTTGACCGACTTTGGAACTAAATCTTCTGTTCTGAGTCCCAATTCAGATTAAAACCAAATGGCCCTGTAGTAAATTACGGAAATAGAAAAGATGGTACTGAGTGCAAAAGATGGCACTGAATCTCCTCAGCTTCTTGAGATTAAGGACACTGAGTCAGTGCAACACATTATGTTGATTTCAGCCAACTCTGTTCTTAAAGGAACCATATTATTATGAAGTGTCCATATGAATACAactaatttataagttttaactTTCATAGATTCCTCCAGCCCTTTTCATTCAAAACATATCTCTAATTACCCTCATCCTAACGCCACTCAATATTTAATAGTCAAAATAACCTGAACTTGAGTAGGACCACAGTAATTTAACAGAGTTTGCAAACTTGGAGATTGGAATAGGAAGAATAGAGTTGCCTTAGCAGGTCAGCACTCAGCTATCACTATAGAAGTAGATGGTATTGAAGCAAGTCTCTCTTAGGCCTTAGCAGAGCAACGTAAGAACTAGCATTTTTTAGCGATTTCATGGTgaattaaagaatttttttttttttaaataagcaTTTTTAGTTTATAACATCCAACAAAATCACGATTCAAAgctgcaaaagaaaaatcatcacacattctaatttttttttctccctaatATCCAAAACATCGAAAATGTATCTTAAAGATGTataaatcaaagaaacaaagagaaacaaataccTTCTagaatcaaaacccaaaaagaaatacatataaaatagtCTTATAAATCGTAACATAATGGATTTGAGGAAATTGCCTTAAACTAATTTGGAGGTAAACTAGTGTCAATTTAGTTCTAATGTTTCAAATGAGTAGTTTAGTCTCTAACCTTTTGGTGTTGAATCAAAATACActaaactatttattttttcaaaggtCAAGAGTATCTTCTCCGTCTCAAACAGGTGAAtgcaaatataattaaattccaaagcgaataaaaatttaaagaagcTCGAAATGCTCTTTATATtccaaatataattaaattcaaacaagtGAATGCAAGTATGCAACATTTTGCATTCACGTGTTTGAATTAAATTGGGTAATCTAAAGTAaagtatttaaataattatacttaagttttgcctcttattttataattagttACTAACTCTTGCAatataccaaaataaaaaataataataataataaaatatgattttgtccCTATTCTATTTTTGTctaaatataaacttcaataatTATGTTAACTAGTCGTTAACCCGTGCGATACACGGAAAAgctattaaatataatttttaaaatacttttgttaattttttttgccattgacaatttttttttttttttttgttttaattgtggTAGTTTGAAAAGTtatttcaaatattcatttcATTATAGTTAGCTaagatatttttcataaatgcatgaaatatttataaataggAGATGACATTAATGATATATTATACGTAGCAATTATGCAAGATACCATTcaaatatgaatatttttaaaaaaaaaattgtgatcaattgaaacacaaaatatagTTAAAGAAGTTTCGGTCACCACAACTGAATCTGATgaaaattgaatcaaattatcaatcacTCAAACTCCTCATTTGTACTCACCTGCTATACTTATTCTCcaaatttgacataaaaaaaaggGCAATATCCAAAGCCTATAACTAATGTCATGGCCTCTCTATATGCAAGTCTAGTATAATTGAGACAGTTTTTTCAAGACTCACCAATTGAAGAACTTACAAACTCTTTTCAAGAACATGCATTAAATATGCAACAATTAGAGAGTTTCCTAAACCCTGAAACACTCACACCTATTGTGTTTTAAATAAAGCTCTTGTAATTCTAAAAGCAaagccaaaaaacaaaatgtaattcATAACCTCCAACTCAAATAttcattttccttcaatttctaACTAATGTTATTTCTAAAAAAGTTGTAGCTGTTTGAATGAAGatcatattaattttataattgtgaGCATTACACAAATTATGAGCAgccaaagaaaaaatcaataattctACAATTTCCTTCAGTAAAATTCTACCAAACACAGCACAAAAAATTCTACCAATTTTAATACAAATCAAACCTATATTCACATAGTCCATAGATTAAAGACTATCTAgcaaatataaaacaaaagaatcCATCTTAGTAAATCGTATCATAAATTCTACGGTTAATCTCACATGTCTTAATTTTCTTTGACAGCTTAAACTGGAGTATATGTATTTATAGGGCATAGATACTACCTAGTTCTGATTTAGTTCCAAAGGAAAAGAAGCagattggaaaataaaatttagtcctAGCCCCTTTTCAATTTGTCTTAGACATTTTCTTAAACACTTTGAAAGTGATCCAAGGATAAgctaaaatctaaaacataCCAGCTATATCACAAGATCAAAGTGAATCCCCTGTAGAGAAGAATTTTATGCCTCTagcaaaatcaattttcatCAAACAGCTATTGCTATACAAAAGTTCTACCAAATACTCTTTGCCCTCCCAATCACTTAAATCTTCCCTTACCTGTGATCACTAAAACCCTTTGCCCCTTTCACAAAACCTTTCACAggtcttttcttttaatatgaGCTAAAAATCAGAATAATAGTGCAATTGTaactaatataatatatataaaacaaaaaagttaaataacAACAATGCTTAGCAGAAGCAACGGCTTAAGGAAAACGGTAGAAAAtggtttattgataataaaatgtCTTACAAAGTATTTCCCACATCTTTTCTGATTCAATACAGTACGCATATGTTGCCACACCTCTCATCTGTTTTGCTAAAAGTTCTCATGAATGTGTTCAAAGCAAATTGGTTTTCTCTTTTCTGCGTGTTTTTCATAGATGTAGTCAGGTTTTCAAAACTTGTGTGCACCGGCAAGAAGGATTCTGTAACATTAACGGTTGCTCTGATTAGAAGAATCTTAGGCAAGCAAGGAGACTAATCCAGTGAAAGAGAATCTTTAGTTTTGGATGGCTATGCGTATGTAGGTTTTCAGTTTATGAATTCATATATGAAAGTTCATAGTCGGGTTTGGGTTCTCAAAACTTTGCGTGtgtttagtttaaaattttaataaattaaaatgaggtGTAAAATTGTGGAAGCAGTAAATCCTACGTAGCTCTaaagaaatcaacaaaaaatcaaagattcgattttagtgtatatatatatatatatatatatagattattaatagatatttatcATATTTGTGTTTATCTATAGAACTATATTTAtaccatttaaagaaaataaaatatgagaagATTCTAATATaatgtttaaatatataatagaatttaaaattaattgaaagagaTAAATTAGAATTATTATGTGCAAAATTTTGGAGTTTCAAAAGCTTATATATAAGTTCAACGAAAACCGCATTGTCAGGGCTGTGTTTCCATAATTCCATTTCGACATAGTACGAGTCTAATTTTTACCATTGCTGAGACATTCGTTTGGCCATGTCAGGTTATGCTATGGCTCAAAGGAGAATATGGGGATGTGGAGTTGAGGTCACCCGAAGGAAAATTTGCTGGAAAGGTGATCATCGAAAGAACAGAGGCAATGGAGATGTGCaaaaaagaagcagaagaagcAACCAAAATACTTAATGATCCAGAAGCAGAGGAAATGCAGGCTCTGCATGATCTACTAACTTTGGATCGAttattaaaatatgaaaatgtgtCGCGTCATCTGGAAGTAGGATATGGAATCAGAAGACAAATTAAGCCACAAATAGGGGGAACGGGTGTTTTAACCTGGAATGATATACTATCTTCTTTCAGTGAAGATGAGAAAAAGGAATTGAAGGAAGTTCTAATGACAGAAGATGTACAGGAAGAAAGTATCGATGAAGAGAACTCATCGGATAGCCTAGATAATTCCTTGTTTTTGGACAAAGCATTCACAGATTTAAAGCAAAAGCTTGGATCCGGGCCTAAGCAATTAATGGACTTATGGAACAGAGAGGAGAAGGTTGTTAATGTAAGGGATTACTTAGTGCCTCAGAGCTTGGCCCCTATCCTAGAAAGCTTGTTTGAGAAAGATGGGGATGTGGGTGCTGAGACCAGTTTATCTTCTAGGGTAAAGATGTATCTAATTGTCATATTATGTGGGACCATAGATAGTGTGTGCTGCACCAGAATTTTGGATATCACAGAAGATAAACTATTGAATTGGATGCAGTACTTGAGGGCTTTGGAATATGCAGGGTTCAAAATTCAGTTTGTTCATGATCAGTGGATGAGAGTTACAAAAGCTTACTTTGGACTCCAGCTTAGAAAACTAGAAGATGACACCCTTCAGGAACTTGAAACAGATATCACAAAGTATGATGCAGAAGTCAAGGAACTGACTACAAAATTGGAGCTAATGAAAGACAAACATAAGCGTATAACATCTGAAAAATCTGGGAAAAGGTCGAGCTTAATCGAGGATTGCTTGAGAGCGGCTGCCAAGTTGAAGTGGAAGAAAGCTGGCGCGGGTCTAATTAAGCTGGGCTAGAAAATCTGTATAAGaatgtttttagtgtttttattgAAAGGATGTTAAATTTTAAGAACATGTAATCAACGCATTTATGAAGGTCATTATGTTAGTGTTGATCAGTGAGGCAGAACACTGAATATTTCAAAGATAATTTGTTTATGACAGTGAAAACCTGTATCTTGTGAGGAAAAAAGCGAAACAATCTATGTACTAGCGTGTGTTATGTGCATTGTTTATGATCACTTTCCAGTATGTTGCAGGGtatgttctttctttcttctctctgttttaatttttgtgttcaaTGAATATTAGAAACTATGTTCTGACGTAAATGCATAGTCTTTAGTTTATGTGATGGTGAATTTACTAGCTTTCTTGTTCAAATACGGCTGTTAAAGATAATTTATCGAAGTGTATTTGTTCTTTTTAACGCGTGTATAAAAAGGACTATTGCCAACAAAAAACTGCTATGTTTGAACGATTCTGATACTTTTGTCATACTCCTCCTTCAAGTTTTGTCCCTTGTGGGGTGTTTTTTTTGCATCATCTGGCAATATTTACTTTTAAGATTTTGTAGGTTTAGGTTGAATGTATTGTAGTGAATGATTCAGCGGAACTAACTCGCCATCTAAAATTCAACCCCCAATCAAACTCAAAATATGAAGATGGGTGTTACCAAGTTTAAAGTAAACCATGTTTAAAATACATTATGACATATTGACATTGAGGGGTTTCATGTTCTAAAATGTTTCCTAATCCATATGTGCCAATGCTAAAACACTTTTCAACATTATTATGGaggggaaaaagagaaaagctCAAGGGGGCATCTTTACATGAATTTTCAAGTCCCTTTAATTGCTTAAGGCA contains the following coding sequences:
- the LOC115961025 gene encoding uncharacterized protein LOC115961025; the protein is MGAEAKCNVCENTCDSLILRCPRCDFNLHVQCGPLPNTIKHKCHVDSLTLTDSPVEDDSDDEFYCDACEEKRRPRFPIYYCAGCLFVAEVSCVISEVMLWLKGEYGDVELRSPEGKFAGKVIIERTEAMEMCKKEAEEATKILNDPEAEEMQALHDLLTLDRLLKYENVSRHLEVGYGIRRQIKPQIGGTGVLTWNDILSSFSEDEKKELKEVLMTEDVQEESIDEENSSDSLDNSLFLDKAFTDLKQKLGSGPKQLMDLWNREEKVVNVRDYLVPQSLAPILESLFEKDGDVGAETSLSSRVKMYLIVILCGTIDSVCCTRILDITEDKLLNWMQYLRALEYAGFKIQFVHDQWMRVTKAYFGLQLRKLEDDTLQELETDITKYDAEVKELTTKLELMKDKHKRITSEKSGKRSSLIEDCLRAAAKLKWKKAGAGLIKLG